In one Maniola jurtina chromosome 13, ilManJurt1.1, whole genome shotgun sequence genomic region, the following are encoded:
- the LOC123871201 gene encoding uncharacterized protein LOC123871201 encodes MNLNVDEFIENLFSDEAFKQPSDSKKPEDLEMRIPEWYDEKQYNKARRFFWDNCFQMTSSMLLGLVAVFAIPSILRVLISSHRSNTTYTAYRRYLSTLLHTVSWFENDLIPGSVSWRSLLAVRARHIKASLSANLKGQGIVSQRDLALTQFGFVGFAVLKAEKFGIRENEDGDWEAYNHFWRVIGHAIGLEDRYNICRRNMEETREVCQILLRQVFTPCLENVPEYFEHMARVMLDGMWCVNPTIHLDSMIYWTKHLGDVPGFVYTEADRMNLQDRIREQLKGKSEDIGVDTSSFISKAPFDLPNNPPRLLYLHDYDRLETVPPYKRLSFAAKYKLGLKTTIANLYTSYLGRIYFNLHFKFSLLLMKYFPYMAFFRFGVIKSYVRIFVEDPIDHAEPRPNSYYYHQPPPPLYKELLSLIW; translated from the exons TGGACGAGTTCATTGAGAATCTGTTCTCCGATGAAGCATTCAAGCAACCATCTGACAGTAAAAAACCCGAAGATCTAGAAATGAGAATACCCGAATGGTATGAtgaaaaacaatacaataa GGCCCGACGCTTTTTTTGGGACAATTGCTTCCAAATGACGTCATCGATGCTTCTGGGCCTAGTCGCAGTGTTTGCGATTCCCTCCATACTGCGAGTGCTGATCAGCTCCCATCGCTCCAACACCACATACACGGCATATAGAAGATACCTCTCTACCTTACTACACACAGTCTCTTGGTTCGAGAATGATCTGATACCTGGCAGCGT ATCGTGGAGATCTCTGCTGGCTGTTCGCGCTCGTCACATCAAAGCCAGCCTCTCAGCCAACCTGAAAGGCCAGGGTATTGTCTCGCAGCGAGATCTGGCTTTAACGCAGTTTGGCTTCGTTGGCTTTGCCGTGCTCAAGGCCGAAAAATTCGGAATACGAGAGAATGAAGATGGCGATTGGGAGGCGTACAATCATTTCTGGAGAGTCATTGGACACGCCATCGGTTTGGAAGACAG GTACAACATATGCCGAAGGAATATGGAAGAGACTCGGGAAGTGTGTCAGATTCTTCTGCGTCAAGTGTTCACACCGTGCTTGGAAAACGTGCCTGAGTACTTCGAGCACATGGCTCGGGTGATGCTAGACGGCATGTGGTGTGTCAACCCGACCATTCATCTCGACTCCATGATATACTGGACAAAACACTTGGGCGATGTGCCCGGATTTGTCTATACTGAGGCGGATAGGATGAACTTGCAAGATAGAATAAGGGAACAGTTGAAAGGCAAATCAGAAGACATTG gtgtGGATACTTCAAGCTTTATATCGAAGGCTCCGTTCGATCTGCCCAACAACCCGCCGCGTTTGCTCTACCTCCACGACTACGACAGACTAGAGACGGTGCCGCCCTACAAAAGGCTTTCATTCGCGGCGAAATATAAGCTAGGACTCAAAACGACGATCGCCAATCTGTACACATCATACTTAGGCCGAATATATTTCAATCTGCATTTCAAATTCAGTTTACTCTTGATGAAATATTTCCCGTACATGGCCTTCTTTAGATTCGGTGTGATAAAATCTTACGTGCGAATCTTTGTGGAAGATCCGATAGATCACGCGGAGCCTAGACCCAACTCTTACTACTATCATCAGCCACCGCCCCCGTTGTACAAAGAACTATTGTCTTTAATATGGTGA
- the LOC123871203 gene encoding uncharacterized protein LOC123871203 codes for MEKAKGIIEEEKSILEIKCFPSLARNSQDMFSAAKDRKNFPLYIDSTGRLQMNKKHYFYYQIQGQLRVTKMNKCYFVGYISPTYDITILEIERDEVFIGNMIPKLVNFFKNCVLPEVVLWRVCNNQTCLDISLCK; via the exons Atggagaaagcaaaag GGATTATAGAAGAAGAAAAATcaattttggaaataaaatgttttcccTCATTGGCTCGCAACAGTCAAGATATGTTTTCTGCTGCAAAAGATCGTAAAAATTTTCCTCTCTACATTGATAGTACTGGAAGGttacaaatgaataaaaaacactATTTCTATTATCAG atccAGGGCCAGCTGCGGGTTACAAAAATGAACAAATGCTACTTTGTTGGATATATTTCTCCAACTTACGACATCACTATTTTAGAAATAGAACGTGATGAAGTTTTTATCGGTAACATGATACCAAaactagttaatttttttaaaaattgtgtatTGCCTGAAGTAGTACTTTGGAGAGTCTGCAATAATCAAACTTGCTTAGACATTTCATtgtgtaaataa